The Magnolia sinica isolate HGM2019 chromosome 9, MsV1, whole genome shotgun sequence sequence catttgcgaaacaGGTggttggagtcgcttgtgagggagtgttgtttggaaagggcatgcatcatgtcatatcttcatatgcacatttaacaagagtatttagaaattatttatttcttgtttatcattaactgcgttgattgtgtcgatagcatgcgtaacttagaactaatggaaccactgagttagctactcactcccacctgagacagtattttaaaacaccaaccaagcgTATCATTGATGAATGTACTAGTGAGACTTAGACAGGTAGGCTTATATCAGGTTGTGTGAACACCActatgttttggagaattggtGTAAACTAAAGGCTTTACACTTTAACCGTCTTGAGTATGTATATTGTggattgtggtttgtataatcccattttgggcgatcatcaCAATTGAAACTGTATTTTTTAACTCTTAACCCTATATTTCTAAATctattgttatctctacctcactttggATCCGCTAATTCGAATTGTGCTACTCTGATAATccgtgtgtgaaatgaatttgaatctgaatgaggacacatgtgcattctcattAGGTTAATACCCGAGAACTCGGGATCAGAGCCTTTGTACACGGGTGccgattttcaaggcattacactCAGAAAGAGGTCATTTACCCCAATCATGAAGACATATTTGGAAGAAAAATCAAAACGCTGTCCAAGACATTGCTGTAGTCTTGTTGTGCAAAGAAGTTTCGCGGTTTCACTGCGAAAGGAGAAGATTTACTCATGCACCACCGACCTATCCTTGCTGCctttataaaagggagagagagaaagagagagagagagagagagagagagagagagcatctttTGATCAGATCTGGGCAGCCGTGGAGACTAAAAGGTAGACGTGAAGCTGTGgagcaaagaaagagagagaaagagggagagaacgtGGAGTGAACGGCTAGTCTTCTAAAGagtttttcctttccttctcttaATTCTTTTATCATGTTGCTTTCTAAGAGATTTTTCATGCCCAtatcaggctaaacctcttagctacggctaagaggtgaagcttgtagtatgatgggGTTGTTTTATGGCTTTAATTCATATtttgttgaactatctttgaaTTCTAGCTTGATTATAGGGAATATTCATAGTCttgaatggtttgttgtgacttaaattacaatagatctgcgatagctttgggtATGTTCTTTACATTAGTGAGATTGTGAATCTGGGAatccctattgttcaccatcgtctcttgggcatggttggatgatggaatccttcctaacattcatacatctctcagattggatgtgaattagttaaattctgttgtttgctttgtctcatgggcatggttctcatctcttgaaaatagGATtcaaggaagttcatatttggattttaataatatatcttccaactgaatgaagatgggactctaaatccagttgtgtttatgaatcaagcatagatctccctgattgctacaagtggatccttggcaccctagtttcctacctttgaatttgaCAAATTTTAGTTACTTaaagtcatcattactctcttaattttcctgatttagattacatcttcgcctagttctagttcaagttattttcacattatgtacaaggttcagtccctatggattcgacctcggtcttaccgagtttattactacattacaaccctatacttggggtgtgaacaacaaGGCCATTCTATAAGGTTTGTCCCAATCTGGTCCATTAGCTGCCCGTTTGGCATATTTTGAGTCATGTAATTGCTCTGATCAAGGGGCCTACCCAAGTTACAGAGCCAAGTGGTTGTATTTTGATCTATTGATACCCCTCTTTGGTGGAGGTTAGGAAATAATCGAATGCCAAAGCGAGTGAACACCCTGCCTGGAGTAGATGAAGAGGTGATTAGTTCCTCTACTTGCCAGAGTGTCGTGATCGAGAAGCTTGCCTAGTTAGAAGTTTAACTCAGACAATTCACGAGGGTGGGAAAAACGTTACAATATCTTATTGTAACCCTTTCATATTGTTGATCGGTGCACGCATCAAAGAAATCTACTAAGTTAGATGTTTGAGTGGTTAGAGCCCCTGCACGCCCGCGGCCATGTGAGGATAACACATGTTAGATCTGGAAATATTAGTTTTTTCGATGTTGCACAATCCCCTAGAATCCCTGACAAGTGTATTGTTTGTATTGGAAAATTATTTGTGCATATTGTTTGTAAAGCATACTTTACTGTTGTCAAAGCAGATCCTACTACCTCAGGTGTTCAAAGAAGTAGGGTTGGAATATATaaactaaaaaatatatatcaagaaTATAGCGTTAGCTTTGaagttgaaataaaataaaagagaccCAAGGACTAGAAGAGATCGAGAGAACAGAGAGTCTGAGTCTCTGCCTCTGTCTCACTCTGGAGATATTCTGAATTAGGAACAAAATTTTCTTCAAactctccctccctttcatttGAGAGTGCAGAGTTCCTTTTATATGCAATTGAAAATAGACACGTAAGGCTGAATGGATAGGATGAAGTAGGTTCAGTTCTCTCAAGCCTTGGGCTTTGACATCAATGTCAGGCTCGGGCAAACCGAACCATTGTTGAAGAGATAAGAGTAACCGTGCCTCAGATGGAACCAACGCAAGCCTGAGATGGAGCTAGCACATGAAACCGCAAAAAAAGACCGCAACCAATGGAGTCAGGGCCGGTTCTACGCAAAACTGGCAAAGCCAACACCAATTCTACATTGAACTATGAAATTTGGCCCTAAGGAGTATCATTCTATCAAAACTGACCCCGGCAGGGCCATTTCGATCAAATCTACTCCAATCTAGTCCATTAGCTGCCTATGTGACGTGTTTTGAGCTATGTAATAGATCTGATCAAGGACCCCACCCAAATTACAAAGTCAAGTGTTCGTATTTTGATAGTTTGATATCTAGAGGCCCATGTCCTCaaatgatctcccaaaatagatggacggagtggataaaatatatatgtcacggtgggcctcatagatccCCTGAAAGGACCATCCGTCTCCAAGTAGGTTCTAGTGGGAAGCGGATTagttggtgtaccacaccaccgaTCTAGCTGGTGTGCTTACATCACTAAattttgtaggtcccatcatgaggtatgtgttatatccaaaccgtccgtccatttggcgagctcattgtaaggcttgagctgaaaaataagacagatccaaagattaagtggaccacattgcaaaaaagcaatggggaattgaacgtttacAATTGAAACTCTGTcaggggtcatggaagttttggatcaatatgatatttgtttttcctcttcatgtaggtatgtgtgaccttgtaaatagattggatggaaaataaatgttatggtgggccctaagaatgttttaatgatgataaTCATTGTCCTACTGTTATTTGTttggtggtccacctaagctttggatatgacttatttttgggctcatcctataaaatgatctcaccaaatgcatggatgatgtggatataataaatatatcgtTGTGAGGcatataaaactttgatctcctttgaacccttCATGCAACTCGGAACTCAAGGAGCGATGCTCGTCGTGGCAAGACATGTACCTACACCAACCGGGTTGATGGTGTATGGTACACccaccaatccgcttccatcccgGTGGGGGTAATACCCATGtgcagattaggtactacccccgcttgTTTGGAGCTCGAGACAGGCGAAGAATCTAAGGGCCActagtggccaccgtgatgtatgacttttatccacactgttcatccatttttccacttATATCCACGGTGGCCCCTCATTGGTATTCTAAAAGTATATGGAAAATTGGATAGATAGTATGGATAAAAGTCATACATCACGGTAACCCCTTAGTGGCCCTTGGAGCCTCCGCGTGTCCTGAGCTCCGAACAGGCACatggcggattagctactaacaggcTGAGTATAGAGAACGACAAGCTACTAAAGTAATGTCATCAAGTTATGTAGACTTcattatggtgtatgtgttgtatccacaccgtccatcgatttagagagatcatttaaaagaatgagctaaaaaatgacacagatccaaagctaaatcggaccccaccatagacaacagtgaggagagtgatgcccgccagatttgctggtgtaccacaccccaTCAACCTGGGGGTGTGTTGTCGTCACCAAATCTTTTGGGTCTCGtaataaggtatgtgttatatccaaatagtCCGTCCATTTGCTGAGCTTGCccgtaaggcttgagacgaaaataagacagatctaaagatcaagtgaaccacactgcaaaaagcagtggataattgaacatctaccgttgaaacctttttggggttaccgaagtttcggatcaatatgatatatggttttcctcttcgtccaggtgcatatgaccttatgaataggttggatgggaaacgcCATTCTCACCGTCCCaccgttatttgtggtgtggtccacttaatctttggatatgactaatttttcaactcatgctttaaaataatctccccaaatgatgaacggtgtgaatataataaatacattatattTAGACCCATatgactttgatctcctttgaaccgttcgtacaacttgaacTCGAGGAGGTAAGCGctggtcttcgcacgacacacaTCTACATCAGCCAGTTCAGTGGTgcgcggtacaccagccaatccgctttcgagTGAAAATGGGAGAGCGTCCGATCAAGTCTTTAACATTTGAATTCAACTTGTTGGTAATAATAAGCTTCGCAAAGCCAACACGCGTGTACAAAGAAGCTAACTTATTTATGCCCACGTGcaaaatccaagctgtccatcataTGAATCCCATTGAAGATACCTTGACCAAAGGCCACCGACTTGATAGGTCATCCACGGTTTGGATGGCTGAAATAGACGTGGATAAGTTTTTATAAGCCAATTGCCAAaaatcgtggcccacctgatgagtggtccaGAAATATTTTTGAATCTTTCGTCAACGTGGTTAGGCCCGTGTGATAGATGTCTTGGATTCTCTTCCCATATGCTACATTGGCATATCTACACGCGCGTGTAGATGGGATTCCTTTCTAAAGATAAATGGTCTTACGAAGCCACGGCAATAATACCGTTGGTTGGGGGCTGTTGGGACGAAAGATGGAGAAATGCTAAGGATGCACGCTTGATGTGGACGGCCAATCTATTCTCCCCTTCTGGGCCACCATTTAAAGATCCGGACGGTTCATTTACAAGGCTCCACTGTATATTGGTACATGTAAGTAATCTCATTTATCAGAGATCTCACCGTTGATAAAAATTAAACTGAATAAAAATGGTCAAGAAAACCGTTCTTAGGTCTTGATGGATGGTGAAAATCTACGATAAGTAATATTTTTCATATGATCCATCTATTATAGGATCCTTatattggacggtatggatcataTAATAGTGCGGCAGAAGAGTGGAAATTGGGCGAAGGTATTGGGGGTGAGCCTCCTTACCATTCCTCCAAAAGATATAGGGTGTGTGGTTCGCAAAGAAAGTCAGAAAATTCTCCCTTGTACTTGTTCACACTTCTCtaatcttcttcctcctcttctccttcggagagagagagagagagagagagattttcctTGCTTCTTCTGCTGCTGCTTCTTAATTAGAGAGAGAGGTTGAGAGAAATTTTCCTGTCTTATCCTTCTGCTATTGCTTTAAAGAGAGAGATTTTCCTTTATTCTTCTGCTGTTGAtgcgttagagagagagagagagagagagagatgggtaatTGCCAAGCAACAGACGCGGCGACGGTGGTGATACAACACCCACGAGGGAGAGTAGAGAGGTTGTATTGGCCAGTGACCGCACGGGATATCATGAGAAGTAACCCCGGCTACTACGTTGCCCTCGTCACCTTATGCCCTTCCCAAACCAACAACGATCAGGAGAGGCGTGAAAACAACAACAACGGCGTACGTTTCACACGTGTCAAGCTCCTACGTCCCAAGGACATGCTTATCCTCGGGAACGTTTATCGCCTCGTCACATCTCAAGGTCCCCTTCCCcttctatcttcttcttcatttcccaTATGTTCTATGCATGTGGAGGCCCCATCCCATCATattaacggttcggatcatcaccAAATATGGGCCCTGCATGTGTAGAATCATGTATACTAATAGTTGTGGTGGGAGATTCGTTCTGTGGATgttcatgtatttttttaaatttttttttttttttttttttttgggtgtagaGATTATGAAAGGACTGTGGGCTAAGAAGTACGGGTGGACAAAGAAAAACCAATCAGAGCCGTCCAAGCAGCGGCCAAAACAAAACGAAGGCGCAGCTGTCTCAGAACGTGCACCAGATGGGAACGTGGAACAGCAGCGGCCAAAGGCAAGTGACGTGATTTACTTTTTTCTCTTActagtttttagatttttttggggGGGATGGTTTTTCACTGTTACATTTGTTTACGTACATGGTTTATACACCATATGATGGTGTATGCACTCTTAGGTACCCTTCAATGGTGATCCCTGCACTCAAGATGCATACACCAATCATTCAATGCATGCGCTGAGTGTGCGTGATGTTCTATGCATCTGCGTGTAAAACATATTTACCTGCTTACCACTAttgactgtgtggggcccacggtggtgTGCCTATGCAATTCAACCCAAAGCTGcgaattaggtgggccccacatgaccatTGGATGACACAAAAATCAGTGGGCCTGATGAAGCTGCAGGTTCATGATCTACGAGTCCTTGTAGAAATAGCCTTATTCCACAAGTTTTTCACCTGATTTtaaatttttgttcatctgaatgtaaaaaaaaaaaaagtaattcaCCTGTCTATCATGTGAATATTCACCTGCTTAATACCATTGCCTCTCTTGGGGCCACGTTGTTGTCTGACGTGAGCCCCACTATCATCGTGATGATGGGATGGTACAAAATTCAGGCCTATccaatcagtgggccacaccataaaaataattACACCCAAAAACCTAAAAATTCACATGACAGTTGAGAGAGCCAGAGGTGATGGCCCCATGTGGATGGGGAGTTCCccaaaatcttcaagattggaaTATATATCCTAGCCTTACAATCAGACCGTCTGGGAGCTACTCTATTTTGGAGGCAAGAGATTGAACGATTGGGATTGTCCCATCGACATGATCCTTGAGTTCAAATGTATCAGGAACAGTTTGTAGACCTTTGAAACGGATGCTTGGGATTGTCCGATCAAAGTGATCCGTGAGAGGCATGTCAATCCAACGTAGGgggaatggatggtttagatggatgATCATAGGCTCTCTTTCATAAAGAAACGGTTGAGATCATACGATTAAAATGGTTCTTCACGGACATAGGTGATTCGAGGGCggatcttctttttctcttttcttttcaaaatccATTACCGTGCAAAACGCTTAATATGCTAGTTATCAAGCACTTTATTAGTACGTACGAGCAGCTCTTAAAtaagagatctggaccattcatctattttttgttCATGATGCATCTGAactgggacccatgatttggacagctTAATTAGACTTTTACGCAAAGTATGCAATTTCAAAGTAATTCCAAAGTGCCTGTGAATCATCTGTCACATTCTGCCTGAGACACATGATTGTTTGGGCACATGCATGCCTACAATGATATATGGTCAGGCTGAACCATGGGTCAAGTGGCCTGACTCACTTTTGAGGTGGGCTCGGCTGAGCTAAAAGGATGGTGGGTCCGGCTCAGGCTACAAATGTAACCTCTTTAAATAAATGGGATGGGCTTGGGTTAAATCCTTTTTAATGTATAAAGGTTATCACTAGGTTGGTCCGGGCAAAcccaaaataaaattttgtatatacagagagagagagagagtcatgctcaacTCCACACCAGTTCTCATGGAAGCtcttgagaactttttgagaactcatctcacgtGATGAGACTAAAATCtgacgtgatgcagcaccccatgcaACCCTTAAGGCCCAACTTTCAccatgataaaaaataataatttggtgAGCTATAACAAAGAGAGAGACAAATTAAGGAAGGAAACTGTttccatttttcatggcccaccaaagttttggatcaaggtaaaaggtgggcctcaggggtttcatggggcattgcatcatatggaccgtttagattttgacCTCACATCATGTGAGATGAGTTGTTAAAAAGTTCCTACGAGTTATGAGAATTACATATATAAACACGcacaaactatatatatatatatatatatatatatatatatatatgcgtgtatgtatgtatgtatgtacacacacacacatatatataaacacatgcatatacatatacatatatatgtatgtgtgcgtgtgtgtgtgtagaaaaggttctatgcggtgtagctcatgggaactttccattaggtcgagctgtgtgggccccaccatgatgtgtgtcgagcatctaccctatcagtcagatgcaccattccatggtgggcccagggcttaaaaatcaagttgatcggtgacttgtgtaggccacaccacatacaaatgttgagaggggttaccctccattaaaacattcataatcatttgttgggcccacctaaatatggttcacaaatccagcccatccattgtgtgtgtcccacttggatgcgGGGTGaggtttcagatgcatccaaattttaggtgggccccaccaagtgcttttatatgttttaggcatgtcttcacatgattttagttggtatggcccacttgagttccctatacggctgattttgggatatcccgtaatttaaaggggacccatcaaatgcacggtgttgatgttcgacatacatcgtggtgggcccacacagctcgacctcatgggaagtgcccatgagctcgaccgcatagaaccttttcatatatatacaCGCTCTCTCAGTTAGGTTGTACATTGCCCTGTTAGTTGTTACCCGTCCTTAAACGTAGGTTGTGGGCAGGTTGGTTCCGGTTAGTCAAGCCCAACCTATTAAACAGGTCATATTGGGTCAGACAGTAATCGGTCATCAGCCCAATTAGTAAATGGGCTGAGCTTGAGCTGACTCTAACCTGGCCCAAACCTAACCCATTGCCTCTCCTAATTATGGATGAGTGCACCGTATGTATGCATACCAACATAGTGTGTGTTGGAGAGATGAAAAAGGTCTTTTAAGTGACCGTTCATTCCCATTCATGACACTCTTCTTATACCACCAAAATGTTTTCAGGAACAAAAACAGGAAGGACATGGAGCCAAGATCACACAGCCTGCAGCGAGATCAGCATCCCGACATTGGCGTCCGTCACTACATAGCATATCAGAGGTTAATCGACTGCCGCAGTCCGACATTGATACTTCCTAAGCCCTTCCATATTGGAATTAAGTATCATACCACAATGTTGGCCATCATTGCTCATAATTCTACAATTCAGCAAAGCTGAGGCATTTCGCCTGAGCAGATACCAAAGATTGGTTTGTGGCACAAATGCCAATCCTCCTCCAAAAATGTAAGCATTTCCCGCCTGTGAGTGGACCAGTATGATTGATGTGTTTCCCATGTTTGCATGTTCTTGTTTCTTCTGTAATATCATTGCTCTACTTCTTCATTTGAGTGCAGTATTTGTACAGCAAAGAAAAGAAGCATTATTGAACGGTGTTATATGCACCTAGTGTTTTTTTAGCATTGTTATCGATCTTTAAATATtgatagtttattttatttttcatgattttgttATAAAATTATTCTGATAATAGTATGAAAGTCTTTGAAATTTTTACCCAATTCATTATATGACGATATAAGCTTTGCTAAGCCCGAATGCATGTACAAGTCAACTAATGCACAAGTGACGACATGTGCCACAATGACAGATAGgagaaatatccaagccatccatcaggttcaggtgggcctcactatgtaGATGTTAATGCCTAAGGATAAAGGCGGTACATTCAAATGGGCTTAGCCAAGttataattattccttaaaacgTTAAAATtactaatttataataattacttttattttaattttactgAGATTTTCCCAGTATTATtctaagaaaaatctcaaaacttGAAAAGCTCTTGAGAAACTCCCAAGAAAGAGATTTGCCAATAATGTGTTGGACACTGTTATGTAAATGCGAGGAAGACTTTGGTGTGCTTTTTGCACCCATAAAACAAGGGTCAATTGATAATTGGAGTTTTTAAGTGCACTTCCAACACTCATTGGGtgggtggtgggccacaccattggttgtccattgattttgaaGTTGTGTCCCATTTTATCAGGGGATTTGGCCTAATTTTCATTATAGGTGACAATCATATGGTGTGTTTCCATGTTTTGCTTGGATTTGATATTATACACATGGCATGTTGTAGGTGGTATATAAACCGTATTACGAAATGTAAGATTGTCCATGTATAAACTAAGATAATAAAACTAAATTTTAAACATGTATCTGGATGGAAAGTTATTTATATTGTTGTCGTGGAAATGTATTTGATCTTTCATGCATTACACTTCCCCTCGATAAAAATAGGTTTCCTGTGTATGTAGGTAAAGGGGCGAAGACATTATATATAGAAAAGAAATCTAAGAGTAGCTTACCCATCGCATTTGTTCTGCTTCTTAGGTCTCCACGCTGTGACTTTTCATATCTGTCCAAATTATCTTATATTGTCCTAAGCTTATCTATATTAATCACAACTTTAGTGGGGGCCATTGGTATGCTCAATCTAAATAAACCAACAATTATATCAGAACTAGTTATAATTTGTGGCCTATATAGTCGAAATCTTGCATTCTCCCACCTTAGTCATACCAATCAATCaaaagtaataaaatatttttaacacATTTTATAAACATATTTATTTGAAAGTTTCTAATGGAATCCCACTAGATTTTTAAAATCATTACCATTGGATGATATGAACAGTGCATTTTAAATTTGGTCCATTAAAATCATTGATATTGGAATGTGGTAGTCACCACAACATTTAATCTCTTAAAAGCAAGATGAATCACCGTCATGAATACCAACCATCTGAACAATATAGATGAAGAACATTGAAGTATGGTATGAAGATTACACGTCTAATTCGATCACGTGTGCCTATCTTTAGTTGGTCTTACTATATTTATTAAAAGCTTTGCATGTCTTCATTGAGGCATAAACTAAATTCTGCTTACTCACCATCCCAAACTTTCCCATAACATGgcctatttaaattttaaatgaaattaaattttggGCTCTTTGATTAAAGTAAGCCAATGgacttgatggacggttggatctcacTCATGGTCACTCCCTTGATATGGCTATGTTAGGAATGATAGCACATTAATGGTGCTGCCAATTTACTATAAAAAGATGCACGCAATGGTGCTATTTCACTTTCTTATGAACAAAGTATGTTAAGCACAAATCACATGATACAACTATGCAAATTACTCTATTTTATACTcattacatcatgatgggcctataCGTGGGTTCACGCCAATTATTCTATTAAAGTAAACATATACAATTGAGGTGGAGGCATAGGGACTATTAGAAGTGTGCCCAAGTCTCTCAAAATTAGCTTCTAACCTTTCGAGTCATGTTTGTGTTGATATACATTGGTAATATAAGATGCATAATTGAGTGGAACTAGATTTGTAACTTTTTCATATAACTTGTACGTTTTtttacacgcactcacacccccacCATTTTTAGCCATTTCGATATGTCGATGTCAGGTTGACAGACGCGggtatttttgtgtttttttttttttcagaatttgtttccttattcaattagaactctttgattatgttttagggtttgtttaaAGTTATTTAAGGATGCTaaactcattttttaaatcatttatcAATAAAAATTCCCATAAATTAGTTTATttctctcgtggattcaagaaatctctcttgtggattcaaagtgtttatcgatcgaggaagacggtgatcgacttcATCACGTCATTCCATGCATCAATTGATATCAGAGCGAGGCTTTTTTCCTTAGATCAATAGCTTCTAACGACAGGTAGAGCAACAATCCAATGgacggtgctccagggaattatCCATTAACAGCAACGGCTTTCAAAGCGGCATAATGGGGGAATcggcaagtcatgcaagggctgcagactTCCATTGATCTCATGACAGAGGCTCTAGGGCAACTCCGTATTCGTGGCGATGATTCGCCTCCAATAGAAACTGAAATTTGCAATCGTGCTAATCGCAAGGCGATACTAGCGGTGAATCGTAGAATCGCACCCGAGGAAGCGGAATCCATCGACAAAGAGATTGATGACATGATCCTTCAAC is a genomic window containing:
- the LOC131255455 gene encoding uncharacterized protein LOC131255455 — translated: MGNCQATDAATVVIQHPRGRVERLYWPVTARDIMRSNPGYYVALVTLCPSQTNNDQERRENNNNGVRFTRVKLLRPKDMLILGNVYRLVTSQEIMKGLWAKKYGWTKKNQSEPSKQRPKQNEGAAVSERAPDGNVEQQRPKASDEQKQEGHGAKITQPAARSASRHWRPSLHSISEVNRLPQSDIDTS